One Roseomonas sp. OT10 DNA window includes the following coding sequences:
- the trmB gene encoding tRNA (guanine(46)-N(7))-methyltransferase TrmB, with translation MTPDAEPGAHPPAPGAPEGGPPAVPDRLYGRRRGHPLRVRQQRLLEAGAPRLSLDPARLDDPAAAFATRPAALWLEIGFGGGEHAEALARANPGVGLIAAEVFENGICSLLSRLLPEGEEATAPGLPNLRLWTRDARHLLAALPEGALDRLYLMFPDPWPKARHAKRRFVHPATLPLVARALRPGGEWRIASDHLVYQGWVEEVMGAQALFEPVSDSLQRPADGFPTRYEAKAHREGRTPRYWSFRRR, from the coding sequence GTGACCCCGGACGCCGAGCCCGGGGCGCACCCCCCGGCGCCCGGCGCGCCGGAGGGCGGCCCCCCCGCGGTCCCGGACCGGCTCTACGGCCGGCGCCGGGGCCATCCCCTCCGCGTCCGGCAGCAGCGGCTGCTGGAGGCGGGGGCGCCGCGCCTGTCGCTGGACCCGGCGCGGCTGGACGATCCGGCCGCCGCCTTCGCGACCCGGCCGGCGGCGCTGTGGCTGGAGATCGGCTTCGGCGGCGGCGAGCATGCCGAGGCCCTGGCCCGCGCCAACCCGGGCGTCGGGCTGATCGCCGCCGAGGTCTTCGAGAACGGCATCTGCTCCCTCCTCTCCCGCCTGTTGCCGGAGGGCGAGGAGGCCACCGCGCCCGGCCTGCCCAACCTGCGGCTCTGGACCCGGGACGCGCGGCACCTGCTGGCGGCGTTGCCGGAGGGGGCGCTGGACCGGCTCTACCTGATGTTTCCCGACCCCTGGCCGAAGGCGCGCCATGCCAAGCGGCGCTTCGTGCACCCGGCCACCCTGCCGCTGGTCGCCCGCGCCCTGCGCCCCGGCGGGGAATGGCGGATCGCCAGCGACCACCTCGTCTACCAGGGCTGGGTCGAGGAGGTGATGGGCGCCCAGGCGCTGTTCGAGCCCGTCTCGGATTCGCTGCAACGCCCCGCCGACGGCTTCCCCACCCGTTACGAGGCCAAGGCCCACCGCGAGGGCCGCACCCCGCGCTACTGGAGCTTCCGCCGGCGCTGA
- the rimP gene encoding ribosome maturation factor RimP, which translates to MPKPDAADESNLHEGLEARLARTITPTLTGMGYELVRVQVSGTRTPTVQVMADRADGTMIGVEDCEAISHALGAVLDVEDPFSGEWNLEVSSAGIDRPLTRTKDWVRFAGHVATVELLVPQDGRRRFRGIILSGDDERVRLRLDDGSDAELARDVIRRAKLVLTDELIAATAVPAAEEEDGADAPAPRPGKPPPKNKGPKGPSKRN; encoded by the coding sequence TTGCCGAAGCCTGACGCTGCCGACGAATCCAACCTCCATGAGGGGCTCGAGGCCCGTCTTGCGCGGACCATCACCCCGACCCTGACCGGCATGGGCTACGAGCTGGTGCGCGTGCAGGTCAGCGGCACCCGCACGCCCACCGTGCAGGTGATGGCCGACCGGGCGGACGGCACGATGATCGGCGTGGAGGATTGCGAGGCGATCAGCCACGCGCTGGGTGCGGTGCTGGACGTCGAGGACCCCTTCTCCGGCGAGTGGAACCTGGAGGTCTCCTCGGCGGGGATCGACCGGCCGCTCACCCGCACCAAGGACTGGGTCCGCTTCGCCGGCCACGTCGCCACCGTGGAACTGCTGGTGCCGCAGGACGGCCGCCGCCGGTTCCGGGGCATCATCCTGTCCGGCGACGACGAGCGGGTGCGGCTGCGCCTGGACGACGGCAGCGATGCCGAGCTGGCGCGCGATGTCATCCGCCGCGCCAAGCTGGTGCTGACCGACGAGCTGATCGCCGCGACCGCGGTGCCTGCGGCGGAGGAGGAGGACGGCGCCGATGCCCCGGCCCCCCGGCCCGGGAAGCCGCCCCCGAAGAACAAGGGCCCCAAGGGCCCTAGCAAGAGGAACTGA